TCCTTGCCGCCGAAGCGACCGAAGCCGAGCCGGAAGTCCAGCGGGGTTCCCACGACCACGACGAGGTCGGCGGTGCCCAGCGCGCGCGAGCGCGCCTTGGTGACGAGGTTCGGGTGGCCTCCGGGGACGATGCCGCGGCCCATGCCGTTCGCGATCGCGGGGATGCCGGACTCCTGGACGAAGCGCAGGGCGGCCTCCTCCGCGTGGTCGGACCACACGTCGCTGCCCAGGATGACGACCGGGCGTCGCGCCTGCGCCAGCAGCCGCACGATGCCGGCCACGGCGTCGGGGTCGGGCTCGAGGCGGTTCGTCGTGGGACCGCTCGACACGTGCTTCACCGGGCCGGAGTTGAAGAACTCGTCCATCGGGATGTCGACGAACGTGGGGCCGCGGTGCGAGGAGCCGGCGAGGGTGAACGCCTCGTCGACGACCGGCGCGATGTCGGCCAGGCTGCGCGCCGTGGTGGCCGACTTCGTGATGGTCTGGAAGATCGGCGGGTGGTCCAGCTCCTGCAGCGTGCCGGTGCCCCAGGTCGACTCGGCGGCGCGGCCGCCCACGACGACGAGCGGCGATCCCGAGAAGTACGCCTGGGCCACGGGGCTGACGCCGTTGGTGACGCCGGGTCCGGCGGTCAGGACGGCCAGGCCGGGCGTGCGGGTCAGCTTGCCGATGGCCTCGGCGGCGAAGACGGCCGAGGGCTCGTGGCGCACGTCGATGATCGGCATCGGCGAGTCGGACTTCACCGCGGCGTCGTACATCGGGAAGATGTGGGCACCGGACAGGGTGAACATCGCCTCGGCGCCGTGGGCGCGCGCGACGTCGAGTGCGTGGTGGCCGCCGTGCGGCCCGGTGGGCTCGGGGAACGTGGCGTCCTGCTGCTGGTCTTCGGTCATGTGACGCAGGTTACCCGCGAGTCGCTTCCAGCGGAGCCCTAGGCTCGGAACGTGCCCTCCTTCGAAGACATTGCCGACGCGCAGACGGCTCTCACGACCGCGCAGATCGATCGCCTGCAGCTGCTGGTGACCGACTGGCAGATCGTCGCCGACCTGTCCTTCAGCGACCTCGTCCTGTGGGTGGAGGACGCCGAGGAGAAGGGGATGTGGGCGGCCGCGCAGATCCGTCCGACCACCGGTCCCACCACGCTGCTGGAGGACGTCGTGGGCACGTTCGTCCCGCGCGACCTGTCCGACATCGGCGACGAGGTCCTGGCCGACGGTGCCGTGGTCGTCCAGACGCCCGTGCCGGTCATGTGGGCCGGTCGCAGGATCGCGCTGATCGTCACGCGCCGCCCCGCCACGGACCGCCGCGCGGCGGGCGCCCTCGAGTCGGCGTACCAGCGCACGAGCGAGGAGCTGTTCGAGATGATCCAGCGCGGCGAGTTCCCGCTGCCGGGCGTCCCGTCCGAGCTGGCCGACTCCCTGCGCGTGGGCGACGGCTTCGTCCGCACCGACGCCGACGGACTGGTCGCCTACGCGAGCCCGAACGCCCTGTCGGCCTACCGGCGGCTGGGCTACACCGGCGACCTGCGCGGCGCCGACCTGATCGACCTGACGACGCACCTCATCGGCGCCGATGCCGACCGGCCCTTCAGCACGCTGTTCGGGGCCGGCGAGGCGGAGGCGGAGATCGAGAGCGGTGGCGCATCGATGCTGCTGCGGATCATGCCGCTGCGCAGCGGGGGAGCGGCGACCGGCTCGCTGATCCTGCTGCGTGACGTCACCGAGCTGCGGCTGCGCGAGCGGGAGCTGGTCTCGAAGGACGCGACGATCCGCGAGATCCACCACCGGGTGAAGAACAACCTGCAGACCGTGGCGGCGCTGCTGCGGCTTCAGAGCCGCCGGATGGAGATCCCCGCCGCGCGCGAGGCCCTGCAGGAGGCCGAGCGCCGGGTGGGATCCATCGCGCTGGTGCACGAGACCCTCAGCCAGTCGTTCGACGAGTCAGTCGAGTTCGACGCGATCGCGGACACGCTGCTGCGCACCGTGCTGGACGTGGGCGGGGGCGTGGTCAAGGCCGAGCGCGTCGGCTCGTTCGGGCTCGTGCCCGCCGAGATCGCCACGCCGCTGGCGATGACGCTCACCGAGCTCGTGCAGAACGCGGCGGAGCACGCGTTCGGGCCGGAGGGCGGCCGGGTGATGCTCGCGGTGAACCGGATCCGCGGACGGATCCGGCTGCGCGTGAGCGATGACGGACGGGGCCTGCCGGACGACTTCGATCCGACGCTCAGTCTGGGGCTGTCGATCGTGTCGACGCTGGTGCGGGGGGAGCTGAAGGGCGAGCTCGACTACGAGTCGATGCCGTCGGGCGGCACGACCGTGACGATCGCGTTCGGGCTGTGAGCCCGATCAGGCGGTGCGGATGCGAGCGCGGGCGTTGCGACGCTTCAGCGCGCGGCGCTCGTCCTCGCTGAGGCCGCCCCACACGCCGTGGTCCTGGCCGGACTCGAGTGCCCACTGGAGACACTGCTCACGCACGTCGCAGCGACGGCACACCAGCTTGGCCTCTTCGACCTGCAGGATCGCCGGGCCGGTGTTGCCGATCGGGAAGAACAGTTCCGGATCTTCGTCCAGACAGGCCGAACGATGACGCCAATCCATACGGATGACTCCTTTGGCTGCTTACGTGGGGGGAAACCGCGCACCGGGGCGCACGCTCGTCCAGTTTCGCAAGGTTCTCCACAGTCCACAACCACTGTCGGCGGACTGGTTCTGAGGGAAACGTCACATATTCGTAACACGGAAATTGCTTGCGTTCACGCCGCGTTAGCCTGAGACGGTGCCCGTCTCCACTCGTATCCCTCTCCTCACGGCCGCGGTCGTCGTCGCCCTGCAGGGCCTGGTCTTCCTCGTGCTGGCGGTGCTCGACCTGAGCGGCCTGGTCTCCGGACGCATCGCCGTCGGGGTCGGGATCGGGATCCTGCTGCTGCTGGTCGGCGCCGGCCTGGTCGCGGCGGCCGTGGGTCTGGCCCGCGGCGCCCACGTCGCCCGGGGGCCCGCGGTGGTCGCCCAGCTGATCGGTCTCGGACTGGCCTGGTCGCTGCGCCAGCCCGACCCCAACACGGGGGACAACCGCGCGGTCGCGGTGGCGATCGCCGTGTCGGCCCTGGTCGTCCTCGGATCCCTGGCCACGGGCCCGGCTCGCCGGGCGCTGGCCGACGACTACGAGGCGTGACCCGTGTGCGAGACTTGACGCTGGGGCACACCCCGTCCTCACCCGCGGAAAGACACCGCACCCGGCAGCCGGACCGGCGCCGCCCGCACCTGTAGTCCCACGCTGCGCGAGGAACCATGTCCACCCAACTCGACCCGATCGATGCTGACCTGCTCATGACGCTCACCGAACACGACGACCCCGTTTTCTCGCTGCACCGCGGCGGAAAGATGGAAGTCGCCTCGACGGTACCCGTGGCGGACGCCGACGACCTGTCGCTGGCCTACACGCCGGGCGTCGCGAAGGTGTGCGAGGCCATCGCCGCCGATCCTGAGATCGCGCACGAGTACACGTGGGTCGGCAACACGGTCGCCGTCGTCACCGACGGCACGGCCGTCCTGGGCCTGGGCGACATCGGTCCCGCCGCCGCGATGCCGGTGATGGAGGGCAAGGCGATCCTGTTCAAGCAGTTCGGCGGCGTCGACGCCATCCCGATCGCGCTCGACACCACCGACACCGACGAGATCGTCGAGACGATCGTGCGGCTCGCCCCCACCTTCGGCGGCATCAACCTGGAGGACATCTCCAGCCCTCGCTGCTTCGAGATCGAGCGCCGCCTCATCGAGCGCCTCGACATCCCGGTCTTCCACGACGACCAGCACGGCACCGCCGTGGTGGTGCTCGCGGGCCTCTACAACGCGCTGCGCCTGACCGACCGCGAGCCCGACGAGATCAAGGTGGTCATCTCCGGCGCGGGCGCGGCGGGCGTGGCGATCACGAAGATCCTCCGCTCGGCCGGCGTGCGCAAGATCAGCGTCGTCGACCGCACCGGCGTGATCACGCCCGCGCGCGACGACCTGAACGAGGTCAAGCAGTTCCTGGCCGAGGAGACCGCCGACTGGGCCCGCCCCGGCTCGGTGGCGGACGCCCTCGACGGGGCCGACGTCTTCGTCGGCGTCTCGGGCGGCACGGTGCCCGAGGAGGCCGTCGCGAGGATGGCCCCCGACGCGATCATCTTCGCGCTGGCGAACCCGAACCCCGAGGTCCACCCCGACGTCGCGAACCGTCATGCGCGGATCGTGGCCACGGGCCGCTCGGACTTCCCGAACCAGCTCAACAACGTGCTGGTGTTCCCGGGCATCTTCCGCGGCGCGCTCGACGTGCGCGCCACGACGATCTCCGAGTCGATGAAGCTGGCCGCGGCCCGTGCCATCGCCGACCTCGTGGACGACGACGAGCTGACCGAGACCCACATCATCCCCTCGCCGTTCGACCCCCGGGTGTCGCAGGCGGTCGCCCGCGCGGTCACCGACACCGCCCGGCGCGACGGCCTGGCGCGTCGCCCCTACTGATCGGCCCACCCTCGCGGGCGGGCGGAGCGCGATCCGGTTAGGGTCGCACCCGTAGTTGTCGCCCCGACCCCAGGAGATCGCTCGTGTTCGCCGTCTACGCCGCCTCGATGGACCCCAAGAACCCGCTGGACGGTCTGGTGGTGGGCGAGCGGCCCGATCCCGAGGTGCCCGCCGGCTGGACCACGGTCACGGTCAAGGCCGCCTCGATCAACCACCATGACGTGTGGAGCCTGCGCGGCGTCGGTCTGCGCGAGGAGTCGCTGCCGATGATCCTGGGCTGTGACGCCGCCGGCTTCGACGAGGACGGCAACGAGGTCATCGTGCACGCCGTGATCAGCGATCCGGACTGGGTGGGCGACGAGACGCTCGACCCCCGCCGCTCGCTGCTGTCGGAGCGCCACCAGGGCACCTTCGCCGAGAAGGTTGCCGTGCCGCGCCGCAACGTGGTGCCCAAGCCGGCCGGACTCTCGATGGCCGAGGCCGCGTGCCTGCCCACGGCGTGGCTGACCGCCTACCGGATGCTGTTCACCCAGGCCGACCTGAGCCCCGGCGACGCGGTGCTGGTGCAGGGTGCCGGGGGAGGCGTCGCCACCGCCGCGATCACGCTGGCCCGCGCGGCCGGCTTCCGCGTGTACGCGACCAGCCGCGACGAGGACAAGCGCCGGCGCGCCTTGGAGATCGGCGCGCACGAGGTGTTCGAGTCCGGTGCCCGGCTGCCCGTCAAGGTGGACGCCGTGATGGAGACCGTCGGTGCGGCCACGTGGTCGCACTCGGTGCGCTCCATGCGTCCCGGCGGCACGCTCGTCATCTCCGGCGCCACCTCGGGGGACGCCCCGTCCCACGCCGAGCTGACCCGGATCTTCTTCCAGCAGATGCGCGTCCACGGCTCCACGATGGGCACCCGCGAAGAGCTGCGCCGGCTGGCCGAGTTCATGGCCGTCACGGGCACCACGCCGCTGATCGACGCCGAGATCCCCATGGAGAACGCCGCCGAGGGCCTTCAGCGGGTCATCGACGGCGACGTGTTCGGCAAGATCGTCCTCACCCGCTGACCCGCCGCGCTCGGACGTCAGTCGAGCAGGTGCCGCAGGTACCTGTCAGGGCGGTCGAGGAAAGCGCGCCAGTGGTGCAGCAGCTCGAGATCCTCCCAGGCCGTCTCGCGCCAGCCCCACTCGCCGACCTCGAGGATGCGCGCCCCCGGCAGCGACGCCAGGACGGGGGAGTGCGTCGCGCACAGGACCTGGCCCCGGTCGCGGGTGATCCGGTCGAGCGTCGCCATCAGGGCGAGCGTGTTGGAGAACGAGAGGGCGGCCTCCGGCTCGTCGAGGCAGTAGAACCCCGCCCCGTCGAAGCGGTGCTGCAACAGGGCCACGAAGGACTCGCCGTGGCTCATCGCGTGGAAGTCGGGCTCGTGAGGATTGCCGCCCGGGTGGTCCGCGAGGTAGGAGTACCAGCCGTGCATCGTCTCGGCGCGCAGGAAGAAGCCCCATCGGCCGCTGCCGACCCCACGCTGGATCGTCAGGTCCTGCCACAGTGACGACTCGGTCTCGCGGGTCTGGTGGCGACCGAAGGCGGAGCCACCCTCGGGCGACAGGCCGTACGCGACGGCGATCGCCTCGACGAGCGTGGACTTGCCCGAGCCGTTCTGCCCGACGAGGAACGTGACCCCCGGGCCGAGGTCGAGGCCGTCGCGCACCAGCTGGCTCACCGCGGGGATCGAGGCGGACCAGTCGCCCGGCTCCGTGCCGGTGACCCGCACGACGGGCGGCTGATCGAAGTCCACGGGAGCAACCTAGTGGCCGGGACCGACACCGAGCGGCACAACGACGTTCGGCGAGCGGCGGTCAGTCCTCGTCGTCGTCGAGGCGGGCCAGCCAGGTGGCGAGCCGCTCGAC
This genomic interval from Aeromicrobium choanae contains the following:
- a CDS encoding acetolactate synthase, translating into MTEDQQQDATFPEPTGPHGGHHALDVARAHGAEAMFTLSGAHIFPMYDAAVKSDSPMPIIDVRHEPSAVFAAEAIGKLTRTPGLAVLTAGPGVTNGVSPVAQAYFSGSPLVVVGGRAAESTWGTGTLQELDHPPIFQTITKSATTARSLADIAPVVDEAFTLAGSSHRGPTFVDIPMDEFFNSGPVKHVSSGPTTNRLEPDPDAVAGIVRLLAQARRPVVILGSDVWSDHAEEAALRFVQESGIPAIANGMGRGIVPGGHPNLVTKARSRALGTADLVVVVGTPLDFRLGFGRFGGKEGGDPAVTVHVADSPGQVSTHASLGGSVAGDLTLVFDALLQGLQSGTSRPDWASWLGELQDVVASAVERDSALLTAEADPIHPARIYGELLPRLADDAVVIGDGGDFVSFAGKFVEPQRPGGWLDPGPYGCLGAGLGAAMAARIARPSSQVVLLMGDGAAGMSLIDVDTLVRHNLPVVIVVGNNSAWGLEKPPMQMLYGYDVAADLAPNTRYDQVVEALGGGGEFVTDPRGIGPALDRAFASGVPYLVNVATDVNALYPRNTMGV
- a CDS encoding sensor histidine kinase translates to MPSFEDIADAQTALTTAQIDRLQLLVTDWQIVADLSFSDLVLWVEDAEEKGMWAAAQIRPTTGPTTLLEDVVGTFVPRDLSDIGDEVLADGAVVVQTPVPVMWAGRRIALIVTRRPATDRRAAGALESAYQRTSEELFEMIQRGEFPLPGVPSELADSLRVGDGFVRTDADGLVAYASPNALSAYRRLGYTGDLRGADLIDLTTHLIGADADRPFSTLFGAGEAEAEIESGGASMLLRIMPLRSGGAATGSLILLRDVTELRLRERELVSKDATIREIHHRVKNNLQTVAALLRLQSRRMEIPAAREALQEAERRVGSIALVHETLSQSFDESVEFDAIADTLLRTVLDVGGGVVKAERVGSFGLVPAEIATPLAMTLTELVQNAAEHAFGPEGGRVMLAVNRIRGRIRLRVSDDGRGLPDDFDPTLSLGLSIVSTLVRGELKGELDYESMPSGGTTVTIAFGL
- a CDS encoding WhiB family transcriptional regulator, translated to MDWRHRSACLDEDPELFFPIGNTGPAILQVEEAKLVCRRCDVREQCLQWALESGQDHGVWGGLSEDERRALKRRNARARIRTA
- a CDS encoding NAD(P)-dependent malic enzyme, which encodes MSTQLDPIDADLLMTLTEHDDPVFSLHRGGKMEVASTVPVADADDLSLAYTPGVAKVCEAIAADPEIAHEYTWVGNTVAVVTDGTAVLGLGDIGPAAAMPVMEGKAILFKQFGGVDAIPIALDTTDTDEIVETIVRLAPTFGGINLEDISSPRCFEIERRLIERLDIPVFHDDQHGTAVVVLAGLYNALRLTDREPDEIKVVISGAGAAGVAITKILRSAGVRKISVVDRTGVITPARDDLNEVKQFLAEETADWARPGSVADALDGADVFVGVSGGTVPEEAVARMAPDAIIFALANPNPEVHPDVANRHARIVATGRSDFPNQLNNVLVFPGIFRGALDVRATTISESMKLAAARAIADLVDDDELTETHIIPSPFDPRVSQAVARAVTDTARRDGLARRPY
- a CDS encoding zinc-binding dehydrogenase, producing MFAVYAASMDPKNPLDGLVVGERPDPEVPAGWTTVTVKAASINHHDVWSLRGVGLREESLPMILGCDAAGFDEDGNEVIVHAVISDPDWVGDETLDPRRSLLSERHQGTFAEKVAVPRRNVVPKPAGLSMAEAACLPTAWLTAYRMLFTQADLSPGDAVLVQGAGGGVATAAITLARAAGFRVYATSRDEDKRRRALEIGAHEVFESGARLPVKVDAVMETVGAATWSHSVRSMRPGGTLVISGATSGDAPSHAELTRIFFQQMRVHGSTMGTREELRRLAEFMAVTGTTPLIDAEIPMENAAEGLQRVIDGDVFGKIVLTR
- a CDS encoding AAA family ATPase, which gives rise to MDFDQPPVVRVTGTEPGDWSASIPAVSQLVRDGLDLGPGVTFLVGQNGSGKSTLVEAIAVAYGLSPEGGSAFGRHQTRETESSLWQDLTIQRGVGSGRWGFFLRAETMHGWYSYLADHPGGNPHEPDFHAMSHGESFVALLQHRFDGAGFYCLDEPEAALSFSNTLALMATLDRITRDRGQVLCATHSPVLASLPGARILEVGEWGWRETAWEDLELLHHWRAFLDRPDRYLRHLLD